GCGGCTCACCTCATGGTGGAGTCGATGTATCGGGCCTTCTTCCGCGACATTCCGGAGACGACACTGCTCTTCGACGTCGAACGGATGATGCGGGACGGGAAGGCGTTCGACTACAGCACTATCGTGCCCGAGATGCTCGAGACGAGCTGGGTGCCCTCGTACTGCAGGGCGTAGTCGCCCAGGTAATGGGCGCGGAGGGTGACGGCCGGCTACATTCCAATTTCCGGCAGCGGCTGACGCTCCTGGGGACTTCTCTGCGCTGGACGCCTGCCAAACCATTGAATTGCCACGCGCGGTTCCTGGCTCAGCGCTTGCTCGCGAGTAGTAGAGCGCTTCCCTCCCGAGGCCGGGAGGAGATGCCTCGATCGGAGCCTTGACGCAGGATGGGGCCGCCTGTCGCTTTGCATCACGAAGACCGATCAGGTCTGGCACCCGGGAGATCGCGAGGACCGGCATGCGGTTGGCGTCCAAAATGTTCACCGCGTCGACGCTGGTTATCCTGGCGCTGGTCGGCGTCGCGGCCTGGAGTCTCCTCGCCGTGGATCACCTGGTCCGGGCGCATCGTGACATCACCGGCCAGTCTCTCCCGGCCCTTCAGCTCGAAGTGTCCCTTCAGGAGGCCGTCCCTCGGCTGCTTCGCCTCGAAGCTCGCTATCTGGTGTTGCGCGATCGGGCCTACGGGGATCTCCTGAAAGAGCGCGCGGAGCGCGCCGCGGCGGACCTCGAGCGATTGGACGTCCTTCTCAGGTCGACCGCGGAACAGAAGAGCTACCGTGAGGCGGTCGTGGCCCTCGCCACCTACCAGCAGCACGTGAACAGAGAGCGCGCTCTGCTCGGCCGGGGCGAGACGGCGCGGGCTCTGCGCCTATCAGAAGGGCCGGCGCGATCAGCCGCCGAGCGATTGGATCGCGCGTTGACGGAGCTCACCGAGGCAACCTCGGCCGAAGTCTCCCGGGCGCAGGCCGTGGTCCGAGCGCTGGAGCGCCGCACCTGGACCACCGTGCTCGTCACCTTGAGTGTCAGCCTCGTCGCGGCGATCGGCGCGACGGGCGTGGTCGCCTTCCGCCTGACGCGATCGATTCGTCAGCTGTCCGCGGCGACGAGGCAAGTGGCGGACGGCAGCTTCCAAGAGCTACCGGTCGAGAGGGGAGACGAGATCGGGGAGCTCACGTCCGCCTTCAATCGCATGGCCGAGCAGCTGCGAGAAGTCGAAACGCTCAAAGAGCAGTTCTTCTCGCAGATCTCACACGAGATCCGGAACCCGCTCACGGCGATCCGGGCCGCCACCCAGCTTCTCATGAAGCGAGGGCAGCAAACCCTCGACGCCAAGGAGCGCCAGTGGCTCGCGTCGATCGATGACAGCGTCGATCGTCTCCTCAGCCTGGTCACTCGGGTCCTGGACCTCAATCGGCTCCGGGCGGGCGTGTTCCCCCTGGAGCGGCACCCCGTCGCGCTGGACAAGGTCGTGGCTCGGGCGCTCGACGTGCTCAGTGCCCAGGCGGAGCAGCAGGGCCTGCTCCTGGAGGAGACCTCGACGGGTGTCAACTTCGTGATCATGGCCGACGAGGAAGGGCTGACCCAGGTGGTTCTCAACCTGGTCGGCAACGCGATCAAGTTCACCCCGCCCGGAGGTTCCGTCCAGATCGCGATGACCGACGCCCCGACGCATCTCGCGCTGGCCGTGCGGGACAGCGGACCCGGGATCCCGGCCGCGGACCTTCCCAAGATCTTCGAGCCGTATCAGCAGGCGCACCGCGGCCGAAACGGCTCCGGGCTCGGTCTGGCCATCGTCAAGGAGCTGGTCGAAGCCCACGAGGGCTCGATCGTGGTCGACAGCGATGAGGGGAAAGGAACCTGCTTCACCGTCCGCCTTCCGAAAGCTGCGTCTCCCTCATGAGATGCCTTGTCCTCGTCCTGACGCTGGGAGCTCTTTGCGCAGGATGCGCTGCGGTCGACTGGTTCCGCGCCAAGCCCGAGGGGCGATCGGAGTCCGCTCAGCTGCTGGCTCGCGCGGACGAGCTGGTCCGACAGGGGCAACCCGGCCCGGCACGCGATCTCTACGC
This window of the Candidatus Methylomirabilota bacterium genome carries:
- a CDS encoding HAMP domain-containing sensor histidine kinase; the protein is MRLASKMFTASTLVILALVGVAAWSLLAVDHLVRAHRDITGQSLPALQLEVSLQEAVPRLLRLEARYLVLRDRAYGDLLKERAERAAADLERLDVLLRSTAEQKSYREAVVALATYQQHVNRERALLGRGETARALRLSEGPARSAAERLDRALTELTEATSAEVSRAQAVVRALERRTWTTVLVTLSVSLVAAIGATGVVAFRLTRSIRQLSAATRQVADGSFQELPVERGDEIGELTSAFNRMAEQLREVETLKEQFFSQISHEIRNPLTAIRAATQLLMKRGQQTLDAKERQWLASIDDSVDRLLSLVTRVLDLNRLRAGVFPLERHPVALDKVVARALDVLSAQAEQQGLLLEETSTGVNFVIMADEEGLTQVVLNLVGNAIKFTPPGGSVQIAMTDAPTHLALAVRDSGPGIPAADLPKIFEPYQQAHRGRNGSGLGLAIVKELVEAHEGSIVVDSDEGKGTCFTVRLPKAASPS